The window ACGGCCTCGACGCGGCGACGTTCGACTTCTTCGCCGAACGCCTCGGGATCGCCGCCGTCGTCGCGCTCGACGAAGACGCCGGGAGTCTCCGATTCCTGGACGACAACCCGGCGCTCGCCAGACGCCCGCCGCTGGGACCGTTCCTGGTCTACGAGCGCCGAGCGCCCACCACGCTTCCGATCCGGATGGCGCCCGACCGCTGGACCATCACCCTCTCCGGCCAGCCCGGCGAGTGGGTCTCGACGCGCGTCACCTACTACCCCCTCTGGCGCGCCGAGCGCGGCGGGGCCCCGCTGGCGACGCGTCGCGGGAGCATCGGAGACCTGGAAGCGCGGCTGGACGCCGGGGTCGGCCCCGTTGAGCTCGTCTACGCCGCCGGCGCCCCGGAGGCGGCCGGAGTGCTCGTGAGCGCGCTGGGGTTCATCGCCTGGTCGGTGGGCTGGGGGCTGCGGAGGCGCGGCGACTAGGTCCCTCGGAGGGGGGCTTCGCCCCCCTTCCGAGATTCCTATTCGGAGGAGGCCTCGAGGACGAACGCCGAGGAGAGCAGACCGTAGAGGCGCAGGCGCTACTCCGGACCGATCGTGTGGGTGAAGAGCACGGCGCCGTCCTCGTCGATCAAGCGCACCGTGAGGTGCGGCGCTTCGATCGTCACCGCGCCGAAGTTGTTCACGCCCCCCCGGGCGAAGAGCGAGCGCGGGTTGAGCGCGGCGTCCAGCGGCCGCGGCCGGCCCGGCGTCGCCGACAGCGGGCCGGCGATGAACTCGTGAAACGAGAACTCCGGCGTCGGGTGGTGCCGGATCAGCTCCCCGTGATGCACGTCCGCGGCGAGGAAGACGAGGTTCTTCACCCCGCGCTGGCGGAACGCGTTCAAGATCGCGTCCCGCTCCACGGCGAAGCCCGTCCCGTTCTCCTCCGGAATGCCCCAGACGGTGGCGTTCGACCAGGCGTCCCGAGAGTCCCGCCCGGTGGGCACGGACAGTGGCACGCTGGAGACGACGACCTTCCAGGTGGCCGTCGAGGCGGTCACCCCGTCGATCAGCCAGCGCCGCTGCCGGGACCCCAGCATCGTCTTGGCCGGACCGTCGGGCTCGCTGTTGTCGCTCCGGTACTGGCGGGTGTCGAGGATGAAGACCTCCAGCAGGCGACCCCAGCGGAACTGGCGGTAGAGGCGGGTGGGCTCGTCGGCGGGGGGAACGACGGGCCAGTACTCGACGAACGCCTGGCGACCCCGCGGCATCAGGGGCTCGGTCGGGCCCGCGAAGTTGTTGCGCACCTCGTGGTCGTCCCAGATCGCGTGCACGGACGTCTGGCCGAGGAACGCGCTCAGGGCCGGGTCCTCGCGGTTGTACCGGTGTTTGCGGCGGAACTGGTCCAGCGTCCGGGCGACGAAATCGCCGCCGGGCGCCACGCCGGGCCCGCTGCAGCGGTGATCGGCGTAGGCCGTGTCGCCGACGAACAGGAAGAAGTCGGGGCGCGCGCCCGCCATTGCCGAGAAGACCCGGTACCCGGTGTCGACCGGGCGGCAGAACCGTCCGCCGCCCAGGTCGCCGCCCCACACGAACGTCACCCGCACCGGATCGTCCGGCGCCGGCGCCGTGACGAACTCGCCGGCGGCGGCGCCCCCGGCGCTCCGCGCCCGATAAGCGTAGCGCGTCGCCGGGCGCAGTCCGGCCAGTCGCACCTTCCCGGTGAGATCACTGCGGCGCGTAACCCGCAGGCTGGCGCTCTGGGCGGGCCCCGCGTCGGCCGGACCGTAGTCGACGACGATCTCCCCCTCGGCGACGCCCCGCACCCACACGACCACCGTCGTCGGCGTCACGTCGCCGACGGCGAGCAGCAGACGCTCGGCGGCCGGCGCCGGGACGCACAGGAAGAGGAGGAGCAGGCCGACGAACGCGGTCAGCGCGCGGAGGCGGCGCTCACGGAACAACGGACTTCAAGTGGGTGAGGATCTCGCGCTCGAACTCCTCGTGCGTCTGACCGAAGGTGCGGACGAAGTTCTCCCGGCGGTCCTGGCGCTGGCCGAAGGCGCGGAAATAGGACACCACGCGCTCGAGCCCGTCGCGCTGGATCAGGTAGTCCGCCATCAGGAAGGCGAGCTGGTACGTGGGCAGCGACCCCTCCCGCCGGTGCCGTAGCGTGAACCCCCGCGGCGAGCCGAGCGTCTCGAGGTCGAGCCGGGCCACCGCCAGCGCCGCGTGGTTGCGGATGCCGCGGCGCGCCACGACCCGGCGCTTGGGCAGCGCGTCGAGCCCCAGCCGCTCCAGCACCGTGAAGGCGACCCACTCCGCCATGCCCTCGGCAAGCCACTGGTCGGCGCGCCCCTCCCCTTGCTGCAGCTCGATCTGGCAGACGTGGGTGAGCTCGTGGGCGATCAGCCGCAGCCACTCGCGCCCGTGGCCCTCCGCGCCCTCATCGTT is drawn from Candidatus Methylomirabilota bacterium and contains these coding sequences:
- a CDS encoding alkaline phosphatase D family protein — its product is MFRERRLRALTAFVGLLLLFLCVPAPAAERLLLAVGDVTPTTVVVWVRGVAEGEIVVDYGPADAGPAQSASLRVTRRSDLTGKVRLAGLRPATRYAYRARSAGGAAAGEFVTAPAPDDPVRVTFVWGGDLGGGRFCRPVDTGYRVFSAMAGARPDFFLFVGDTAYADHRCSGPGVAPGGDFVARTLDQFRRKHRYNREDPALSAFLGQTSVHAIWDDHEVRNNFAGPTEPLMPRGRQAFVEYWPVVPPADEPTRLYRQFRWGRLLEVFILDTRQYRSDNSEPDGPAKTMLGSRQRRWLIDGVTASTATWKVVVSSVPLSVPTGRDSRDAWSNATVWGIPEENGTGFAVERDAILNAFRQRGVKNLVFLAADVHHGELIRHHPTPEFSFHEFIAGPLSATPGRPRPLDAALNPRSLFARGGVNNFGAVTIEAPHLTVRLIDEDGAVLFTHTIGPE